The following coding sequences lie in one Vibrio sp. BS-M-Sm-2 genomic window:
- a CDS encoding 5-(carboxyamino)imidazole ribonucleotide synthase gives MHVLVLGAGQLARMMSLAGAPLNIEISAFDVGSKNIVHPLTQAILGNGLENAIERADVITAEFEHIPHDVLEVCERSGKFLPTTEAIKAGGDRRLEKALLDEANVKNAKYYEINSREDFDAAIAHVGLPMVLKSTLGGYDGKGQWRLKTLDNVDATWAEMAECIAATDNQAIVAEEFVPFDREVSLVGARGANGEIQVYPLAENVHTDGVLSLSTAIDDIELQEQAKAMFTAIAERLDYVGVLALEFFDVKGSLLVNEIAPRVHNSGHWTQQGAETCQFENHLRAVCGMPLGNTKLIRPTAMINILGEDTLPEAILAQSGCHVHWYGKEKRAGRKMGHINVSADYNAELQRALCSLADILDKQAYPAVHEFAEQMKSVYIA, from the coding sequence ATGCATGTTCTTGTGTTAGGCGCGGGCCAACTTGCTCGCATGATGTCCCTAGCTGGGGCACCGCTGAATATTGAAATTTCTGCTTTTGATGTTGGCAGCAAAAATATTGTTCACCCATTAACGCAAGCGATTCTAGGCAACGGCTTAGAAAATGCGATTGAGCGTGCGGACGTCATTACTGCAGAGTTCGAACACATCCCTCACGATGTACTTGAGGTATGTGAGCGCAGCGGTAAGTTCTTACCGACAACAGAAGCAATCAAAGCTGGCGGTGACCGTCGTCTTGAAAAAGCCCTGTTAGACGAAGCAAACGTGAAAAACGCTAAGTACTACGAGATTAACTCTCGCGAAGACTTTGACGCTGCGATCGCTCACGTTGGCTTACCAATGGTATTGAAGAGCACACTTGGCGGCTACGATGGCAAAGGTCAATGGCGCTTAAAGACATTAGACAATGTTGACGCGACTTGGGCAGAAATGGCTGAGTGCATCGCCGCAACAGACAACCAAGCAATTGTGGCTGAAGAGTTCGTTCCGTTTGATCGCGAAGTATCACTGGTGGGTGCTCGTGGCGCCAATGGTGAGATTCAAGTGTACCCACTGGCTGAAAATGTTCACACCGATGGCGTGTTGAGCTTATCGACAGCGATTGATGACATTGAACTGCAAGAGCAAGCTAAAGCCATGTTCACTGCCATTGCTGAGCGTTTAGATTACGTTGGCGTGCTAGCACTTGAGTTCTTTGATGTTAAAGGTTCACTGCTGGTTAACGAGATTGCACCACGTGTTCATAACTCTGGCCACTGGACACAGCAAGGCGCAGAGACTTGTCAGTTTGAGAACCATCTACGTGCCGTGTGTGGTATGCCACTAGGCAACACCAAACTGATTCGCCCGACTGCAATGATCAACATCCTTGGTGAAGATACCCTACCTGAAGCAATTCTTGCTCAAAGTGGTTGCCATGTTCATTGGTATGGTAAAGAGAAGCGTGCAGGTCGTAAGATGGGCCACATTAACGTGAGCGCTGACTACAACGCAGAGCTGCAAAGAGCGTTATGCTCACTGGCAGACATTCTCGATAAGCAAGCCTACCCTGCTGTGCATGAATTTGCTGAGCAGATGAAGTCAGTCTACATTGCTTGA
- the hemF gene encoding oxygen-dependent coproporphyrinogen oxidase — protein sequence MSAIDKEAVKQFLLSLQDSICQQLEQADGSALFKEDAWEREPGDRLGGGGRTRVMTNGTVFEQGGVNFSHVAGNAMPASATAHRPELAGRKFEAMGVSLVIHPKNPYIPTSHANVRFFIAEKEGEDPIWWFGGGFDLTPFYPFDEDCQSWHQTAKDLCAPFGDNVYQEHKEWCDKYFYLPHRDETRGVGGLFFDDLNEWGFEKSFAYMQAVGEGFAVAYLPIVERRKETSYGERERDFQLYRRGRYVEFNLVYDRGTLFGLQSGGRTESILMSMPPLARWEYRYEPQAGSPEALLYSDYLKPRVW from the coding sequence ATGTCAGCAATTGATAAAGAAGCAGTAAAACAGTTTTTACTGAGCCTACAAGATTCGATTTGCCAACAGCTTGAACAAGCTGATGGTAGCGCACTATTTAAAGAAGATGCATGGGAACGCGAACCTGGCGATCGCCTTGGTGGCGGTGGTCGAACTCGTGTTATGACCAACGGTACGGTATTTGAGCAAGGTGGGGTTAACTTCTCTCACGTAGCGGGTAATGCAATGCCTGCCTCAGCTACTGCTCATCGCCCTGAATTAGCCGGGCGTAAGTTTGAGGCAATGGGCGTATCGTTAGTTATCCACCCTAAAAACCCTTATATCCCAACCTCTCATGCTAACGTTCGATTCTTTATTGCCGAAAAAGAAGGCGAAGACCCTATCTGGTGGTTCGGTGGTGGTTTCGATTTAACGCCATTCTATCCTTTCGATGAAGATTGCCAGTCTTGGCATCAAACTGCTAAAGATCTGTGTGCGCCATTTGGTGATAACGTGTATCAAGAGCACAAAGAGTGGTGCGATAAGTACTTCTATCTACCTCACCGCGATGAAACGCGTGGTGTTGGTGGCTTGTTCTTTGATGACTTAAACGAGTGGGGCTTTGAAAAGAGCTTTGCTTATATGCAGGCGGTCGGTGAAGGCTTTGCAGTCGCATATCTACCGATTGTAGAACGACGCAAAGAGACGTCTTACGGTGAGCGCGAGCGTGACTTCCAACTTTATCGTCGTGGTCGCTATGTTGAATTTAACTTAGTGTATGACCGTGGCACCCTATTTGGCCTGCAAAGTGGCGGGCGTACAGAATCAATATTGATGTCTATGCCACCGTTGGCTCGTTGGGAATATCGCTATGAACCACAAGCGGGCTCACCAGAAGCTCTGCTTTATAGCGACTACCTAAAACCTCGAGTTTGGTAG
- the aroE gene encoding shikimate dehydrogenase, with product MTQQVDRYAVFGNPIGQSKSPFIHTLFARQTSQQLTYTALQPEHGEFITAAKAFFSEGGRGCNVTAPFKEDAYQFANRLTERAELAGAVNTLKKLDDGEIIGDNTDGEGLVQDLLQHQVTLKGARVLLLGAGGAARGVIQPLLDQKPLQLVVANRTSSKAELLAEMFSSHGNIKGMGLSDVNEGFDVIINSTSSGLSGQLPEVSEVIFNSNSAVYDMVYGSGTTGFNQWALDSGVHAVYDGLGMLVGQAAESFMLWRGLRPGTKQILRELRKNLEM from the coding sequence ATGACACAGCAAGTAGATCGTTATGCCGTTTTCGGTAACCCTATTGGGCAAAGCAAATCGCCATTCATTCACACATTATTTGCTCGCCAAACCAGCCAACAACTTACCTATACAGCATTACAGCCAGAGCATGGTGAATTTATCACTGCTGCCAAAGCCTTTTTCAGTGAAGGTGGTCGAGGATGTAATGTCACAGCGCCTTTTAAAGAAGATGCCTATCAGTTTGCCAATCGCCTAACTGAGAGGGCTGAACTAGCTGGTGCCGTAAATACCCTTAAGAAGTTAGATGACGGAGAGATTATTGGTGATAACACCGATGGTGAGGGTTTAGTTCAAGACCTGCTTCAACATCAAGTCACACTAAAAGGAGCACGTGTTCTTCTTCTTGGCGCTGGTGGTGCTGCAAGAGGAGTGATTCAACCTCTTCTCGACCAAAAGCCACTACAACTGGTGGTAGCTAATCGAACTAGCTCCAAGGCTGAACTTCTGGCTGAGATGTTTTCGTCGCATGGCAACATCAAGGGGATGGGGCTAAGTGATGTTAATGAAGGCTTTGATGTCATTATTAACTCTACCTCATCTGGTCTAAGCGGGCAGCTTCCTGAAGTGTCTGAGGTTATTTTCAACTCTAATAGCGCCGTTTATGACATGGTTTACGGATCGGGAACCACGGGATTCAATCAATGGGCATTAGATAGTGGTGTTCATGCTGTTTATGATGGTTTGGGGATGCTAGTGGGACAGGCAGCAGAGAGCTTTATGCTTTGGCGTGGCCTTCGTCCGGGAACAAAACAGATTTTAAGAGAATTACGTAAAAACCTAGAGATGTAA
- the purE gene encoding 5-(carboxyamino)imidazole ribonucleotide mutase: MTVGIIMGSKSDWPTMKLAAEMLDQFGVAYETKVVSAHRTPQLLADYATSAKERGIKVIIAGAGGAAHLPGMAAAFTSVPVLGVPVQSKALKGMDSLLSIVQMPKGIAVGTLAIGEAGAANAGILAAQIIGTHNEEVMAKVEAFRSEQTETVLANPNPAED, from the coding sequence ATGACTGTCGGTATTATCATGGGTTCTAAATCTGATTGGCCAACAATGAAGCTAGCTGCAGAAATGTTGGATCAGTTTGGCGTGGCGTACGAAACAAAAGTGGTTTCTGCTCACCGCACACCTCAGTTGCTTGCAGACTACGCAACCAGTGCGAAAGAGCGCGGTATTAAAGTGATTATTGCGGGTGCTGGCGGCGCTGCACACCTACCAGGCATGGCGGCTGCTTTCACAAGCGTCCCTGTACTTGGTGTTCCTGTTCAGTCTAAAGCACTGAAAGGCATGGACTCGCTACTTTCTATCGTACAGATGCCAAAAGGTATCGCGGTAGGTACTCTGGCTATCGGTGAAGCTGGTGCTGCTAACGCTGGCATCCTAGCCGCTCAAATCATTGGTACACACAATGAAGAAGTGATGGCGAAAGTAGAAGCGTTCCGCTCTGAGCAAACAGAAACTGTTCTGGCTAATCCAAACCCTGCAGAGGACTAA
- a CDS encoding gamma carbonic anhydrase family protein — MSSIRSYKGVSPQIGQGVYIDTSSVLVGDIKIGNDSSVWPLVAARGDVNHIHIGKRTNIQDGSVLHVTHKNAENPEGYPLLIGNDVTIGHKVMLHGCTIEDRVLVGMGAIVLDGVIIKEEVMIGAGSLVPPNKVLESGYLYVGSPVKQARPLNDKERAFLQKSADNYVQNKNDYLDSVLPV; from the coding sequence ATGAGTTCAATACGCAGTTATAAAGGAGTATCCCCTCAGATTGGACAAGGTGTCTATATAGATACAAGTTCGGTACTGGTTGGTGATATCAAAATCGGTAACGACTCTAGCGTGTGGCCTTTGGTTGCTGCTCGAGGAGATGTAAACCACATCCATATTGGAAAGAGAACGAATATTCAAGACGGAAGCGTTTTGCACGTCACCCATAAGAATGCAGAAAACCCTGAGGGTTATCCTCTACTAATAGGTAATGATGTCACTATCGGACATAAAGTAATGCTGCATGGTTGCACCATTGAAGATCGTGTACTTGTTGGTATGGGAGCTATCGTGCTTGATGGTGTAATTATTAAAGAAGAAGTGATGATTGGTGCTGGTAGCTTGGTGCCGCCTAATAAGGTACTGGAAAGCGGTTATCTCTATGTAGGAAGCCCAGTAAAACAAGCACGCCCATTAAATGATAAAGAGCGTGCCTTTTTACAGAAGTCAGCTGACAACTATGTTCAGAATAAAAACGACTATCTAGACTCTGTGTTGCCAGTCTAA
- the crcB gene encoding fluoride efflux transporter CrcB — translation MGQLSILGFIAIGGAFGACSRYLISELCVVMLGRGFPYGTLTVNVIGSLIMGLLIAAFENEMIATEPWRQIIGLGFLGALTTFSTFSMDNVLLMQQGAFFKMGLNVLLNVVLSISAAWIGFQLLIKS, via the coding sequence ATGGGTCAGCTATCTATTTTAGGTTTTATTGCCATTGGTGGCGCATTTGGTGCTTGTTCGCGCTATTTGATTTCAGAGTTATGTGTAGTGATGTTAGGGCGTGGCTTTCCTTACGGTACGTTGACCGTTAACGTGATCGGCTCTTTGATTATGGGCTTGCTCATCGCCGCATTCGAAAATGAGATGATTGCGACTGAACCATGGAGACAGATCATTGGCCTCGGTTTCCTTGGAGCACTGACTACGTTCTCTACATTTTCGATGGATAACGTGCTTCTTATGCAGCAGGGCGCTTTCTTTAAGATGGGGCTTAATGTGTTGCTCAACGTGGTTCTCAGTATTTCAGCAGCATGGATCGGCTTCCAACTTTTGATAAAGTCTTAA
- a CDS encoding multicopper oxidase family protein, producing MDISRRKFIQSSLAISALTVLPACSMKQSVDEQGKFVYDLTAEPSTAELVKGFNTNVLSFNGQIPAPIIRCRQGEKVTIRFTNKLSEPTTIHWHGLRIPIEMDGVPFLSQPPIMPGETFVYEFTPPDAGTFWYHPHMNSVKQLGMGLVGLIIVEESAPVQFDEEHALMLKHWHIDKQGQWKDLMIPRLSARMGTPGEWSSVNGVHEPIYQLKQHATTRLRIANVDNTITYPIAIEGAEAWVIAIDGNPVKTPYKLTQHKIGPGMRVDLGLIAPKVGEQVSVLQMKGRFPFSLCEFEVVDSTLIEGQTLPSLPLNPVPNLDLANAEEIEFVFEWEGAVSPVSKDGKSMPKFWLTNKRAWEGMSKDNIPEPLATLELGKTYIFDLKNVTQYHHPIHIHGHTFTVLELDGKKIEEPFHTDTVLLGKNGRAKAAFVADNSGRWMYHCHVIEHMKTGLMGYIEVK from the coding sequence ATGGATATTTCCCGTCGTAAGTTTATTCAATCATCTCTCGCTATATCTGCACTAACCGTCCTGCCGGCTTGTTCAATGAAGCAGTCTGTTGATGAGCAAGGAAAGTTCGTTTATGACTTAACTGCTGAGCCCTCAACTGCTGAGTTGGTAAAGGGGTTTAATACTAATGTTTTATCCTTTAATGGACAGATTCCAGCGCCGATTATTCGCTGTCGACAAGGCGAAAAGGTAACGATCCGATTTACCAACAAGCTTTCAGAACCGACGACAATTCATTGGCATGGACTGAGAATTCCAATCGAAATGGACGGGGTTCCTTTCTTAAGTCAGCCTCCTATTATGCCCGGTGAAACGTTTGTCTATGAGTTTACCCCACCAGATGCGGGTACTTTTTGGTATCACCCACACATGAACAGCGTTAAACAACTGGGTATGGGCTTAGTCGGCCTTATTATTGTTGAAGAGAGCGCGCCAGTTCAGTTCGATGAAGAGCATGCTCTGATGCTTAAACATTGGCATATCGACAAACAAGGTCAGTGGAAAGACTTAATGATTCCCCGCCTCAGCGCTCGTATGGGCACGCCAGGAGAGTGGAGTAGCGTTAATGGAGTACATGAACCTATCTATCAATTGAAGCAGCATGCAACGACTAGGCTCCGTATCGCTAATGTTGATAACACGATTACCTATCCGATTGCTATTGAAGGGGCAGAAGCATGGGTCATTGCCATTGATGGTAACCCTGTAAAGACACCTTATAAGCTGACTCAACATAAAATTGGCCCAGGTATGCGTGTCGACCTTGGGCTGATTGCTCCTAAGGTGGGCGAGCAAGTGAGTGTCCTTCAAATGAAGGGGCGTTTTCCGTTCTCCTTGTGTGAGTTTGAGGTTGTAGATTCAACGTTAATAGAAGGCCAAACACTTCCTTCATTGCCTCTGAATCCCGTGCCTAACTTAGATCTCGCCAACGCAGAAGAAATCGAATTTGTGTTTGAGTGGGAAGGGGCGGTATCACCAGTATCTAAAGATGGTAAGTCCATGCCTAAGTTTTGGCTTACTAATAAGCGAGCATGGGAGGGAATGAGCAAAGACAATATTCCAGAGCCGTTGGCGACTTTAGAGTTAGGTAAGACTTACATATTCGATCTTAAGAACGTCACTCAATATCATCACCCGATTCATATTCATGGTCATACATTTACTGTATTGGAACTTGATGGTAAAAAAATTGAAGAACCTTTCCATACCGACACTGTGTTACTTGGGAAAAATGGTCGAGCGAAAGCTGCGTTTGTTGCAGACAACTCTGGACGTTGGATGTACCACTGTCATGTCATTGAGCACATGAAAACGGGACTAATGGGATATATTGAAGTTAAGTGA
- the thiC gene encoding phosphomethylpyrimidine synthase ThiC — MSSRKQARLEAKNFIDSLSVQPYPNSKKAYIQGSREDIQVPVREISLADSLVGGTKKEPVFESNEPIHVYDTSGVYTDPTHEIDLYSGLPKLREQWIEERGDTELLDDVSSVYTKERLEDETLDDLRYGNLPRIRRATGDQCVTQLHYARQGIITPEMEYIAIRENMGRQKFADEQLNHQHPGHNFGANLPKEITPEFVRKEVAEGRAIIPSNINHPESEPMIIGRNFLVKVNANIGNSSVSSSIEEEVEKLVWSTRWGGDTVMDLSTGRNIHETREWILRNSPVPIGTVPMYQALEKVNGVAEDLNWEVMRDTLIEQAEQGVDYFTIHAGLLLRYVPMTAKRVTGIVSRGGSIIAKWCLAHHQESFLYTHFREICEICAKYDVALSLGDGLRPGSIADANDEAQFSELRTLGELTKVAWEYDVQVIIEGPGHVPMHLIKENMDEQLEHCHEAPFYTLGPLTTDIAPGYDHITSGIGAAMIGWYGCAMLCYVTPKEHLGLPNKEDVKTGLITYKLAAHAADLAKGHPGAQIRDNALSKARFEFRWEDQFNLALDPETARSFHDETLPQESGKVAHFCSMCGPKFCSMKISQEVREYAKDTEQVAADQAIEIKMLDNPLEGMRQKSQEFRDTGSELYHLAVGAKEAQLEE; from the coding sequence ATGTCGAGTCGTAAACAAGCAAGACTGGAAGCGAAGAATTTCATTGATTCTTTATCCGTACAACCCTATCCAAATTCAAAAAAAGCTTACATCCAAGGATCTCGAGAAGATATCCAAGTCCCTGTGCGAGAAATATCACTCGCAGATAGCCTTGTCGGTGGCACCAAAAAAGAGCCTGTATTCGAATCTAATGAGCCTATTCATGTCTACGATACCTCCGGTGTTTATACCGATCCTACGCATGAAATAGACCTTTATAGCGGCCTTCCTAAGTTGCGAGAGCAATGGATTGAAGAGCGTGGCGATACGGAATTGCTCGATGATGTAAGCTCTGTTTACACCAAAGAACGTTTAGAAGATGAAACCCTAGACGACCTTCGTTACGGAAACCTGCCTAGAATTCGTCGTGCTACTGGCGACCAATGTGTAACTCAACTGCATTATGCTCGTCAGGGTATTATCACTCCTGAGATGGAGTATATTGCGATACGCGAGAACATGGGACGTCAGAAGTTTGCTGACGAACAACTTAATCACCAACACCCTGGCCATAACTTTGGCGCCAACCTACCTAAAGAAATTACCCCTGAGTTCGTGCGTAAAGAGGTCGCTGAAGGCCGAGCTATCATCCCTTCGAACATCAACCACCCAGAATCAGAACCTATGATTATTGGCCGCAACTTCTTAGTGAAAGTGAACGCCAATATCGGTAACTCTTCAGTTAGCTCTTCGATTGAAGAAGAAGTTGAGAAGCTAGTATGGTCGACTCGCTGGGGCGGCGATACCGTAATGGACCTTTCCACTGGCCGTAATATCCACGAGACTCGTGAATGGATCCTACGTAATAGCCCGGTGCCGATTGGTACGGTTCCTATGTATCAGGCGCTTGAGAAAGTGAATGGCGTAGCCGAAGACCTTAACTGGGAAGTGATGCGCGATACCTTGATTGAACAAGCGGAGCAGGGCGTTGATTACTTCACTATTCATGCCGGTTTGCTTCTTCGTTACGTTCCTATGACGGCTAAACGTGTGACTGGCATTGTCTCTCGTGGTGGATCTATCATCGCGAAATGGTGTCTTGCACATCACCAAGAAAGCTTCTTATACACACACTTCCGCGAGATCTGCGAGATCTGTGCGAAGTACGATGTTGCTCTTTCACTAGGTGATGGCTTGCGTCCTGGCTCTATTGCAGATGCCAACGATGAGGCTCAATTCTCGGAGTTACGTACTCTAGGTGAGTTAACTAAAGTGGCTTGGGAATACGACGTTCAGGTGATCATTGAAGGTCCTGGACATGTACCTATGCACCTTATTAAAGAGAACATGGACGAGCAGTTAGAGCACTGCCATGAAGCGCCTTTTTATACATTAGGTCCACTGACTACAGATATCGCACCGGGTTATGACCACATTACCTCTGGTATTGGCGCGGCCATGATTGGTTGGTACGGCTGTGCGATGCTTTGTTATGTAACACCTAAAGAGCATTTGGGCTTACCAAATAAAGAAGATGTGAAGACTGGCTTGATTACTTACAAGCTGGCAGCACATGCAGCAGACTTGGCCAAAGGACACCCAGGTGCACAAATCCGAGATAATGCATTATCAAAAGCTCGTTTTGAATTCCGTTGGGAAGACCAATTTAATCTAGCTTTAGATCCAGAAACAGCACGTTCTTTCCACGATGAAACTCTGCCACAAGAGTCGGGCAAGGTTGCTCACTTCTGCTCTATGTGTGGACCTAAGTTCTGCTCGATGAAGATTTCTCAAGAAGTTCGAGAGTATGCGAAAGACACAGAACAAGTAGCTGCAGATCAGGCTATAGAGATTAAGATGCTAGATAACCCGTTGGAGGGAATGCGTCAAAAATCGCAAGAGTTCCGTGATACTGGCTCTGAACTTTATCACCTTGCTGTAGGCGCAAAAGAAGCTCAATTAGAGGAATAA
- a CDS encoding L-threonylcarbamoyladenylate synthase → MDNFQHTLQALQQGEVIAYPTEGVFGVGCDPDNPQAIKKLLDLKQRPMEKGLILIAASYEQLLPYIDESQLTEAQLATVKATWPGPVTWIMPTSSKVTDWVSGQFDSIAVRVTDHPLVQRMCNEFGKPLTSTSANLTGEPPCMTTEEVQQQLGQHLVAILEGQTGGRDKPSEIRDAKTSKILRQG, encoded by the coding sequence GTGGATAACTTTCAACATACATTGCAGGCATTACAGCAAGGTGAAGTCATTGCTTACCCTACCGAAGGCGTTTTTGGGGTCGGTTGTGATCCCGATAATCCACAAGCCATCAAGAAGTTGCTCGATTTAAAACAGCGACCGATGGAGAAAGGGTTGATCCTAATTGCTGCTAGTTATGAGCAGTTGTTGCCTTATATTGATGAAAGCCAGTTGACGGAAGCGCAGTTAGCGACCGTAAAAGCAACGTGGCCTGGCCCTGTTACTTGGATCATGCCAACCAGCAGCAAAGTGACTGACTGGGTCAGCGGCCAATTTGATTCCATTGCAGTACGAGTGACGGATCACCCTTTAGTTCAAAGAATGTGTAATGAATTCGGTAAGCCGTTAACCTCGACCAGTGCTAACCTGACAGGTGAACCGCCTTGTATGACGACTGAAGAAGTTCAACAGCAACTGGGTCAACATTTGGTGGCTATTTTAGAAGGTCAAACGGGTGGTCGTGACAAGCCAAGCGAAATTAGAGATGCAAAAACGTCGAAAATATTAAGACAGGGTTAA
- a CDS encoding DUF1488 domain-containing protein: MNQSILFPDIQDWDEESRTITFPAQQSGALIECVMSIEELSRLAGRYIKEGDQALVIFSGLRFDIEELAEELIEEEEYDSSNRIQIKVF, from the coding sequence ATGAATCAATCAATTCTATTTCCTGATATCCAAGATTGGGATGAAGAGAGCCGAACAATCACCTTCCCAGCACAACAGTCGGGTGCATTGATCGAATGTGTCATGTCTATTGAAGAATTATCACGATTGGCAGGTAGATATATAAAAGAAGGCGATCAAGCTTTAGTTATCTTTTCAGGGTTACGTTTCGATATTGAAGAGTTAGCGGAAGAGTTAATAGAAGAAGAGGAGTATGACTCCTCTAATCGGATTCAGATCAAAGTGTTTTAG